Part of the Chthoniobacterales bacterium genome is shown below.
TGGATGGATTCAATGGAACGCAGCTCGATCTGGTCGAGGGAACGCTCGAAGACAGCAGCAAAAGCGGCGTCGTAGTCGATGTCGTTGGTGACGCGGATGCGCAGTGAATGGGTCGGGCGGACGACGGCAAACCAGTTGTATTTCGACATGAGATACACCGCGGCGCAGATGACGGCTGTGGTGAGGACAGCGACGCCATATTGGCGCGCTCCGACGCCCATGCCCATGGCCATGGCGAAGAAGATGAAGCCGATGTCGCGGGCCTGCGGCACGGCGCAACGGAAGCGGATGATGGAGAAGGCGGCGAACATGCCCACGGCGACGGCGGCGTTTCCCCGAACGACCATGACGATCACAGAAACGACGACGGTGAGGAGGATGAGGGTGTGAACGTAGTCTTGCGAATAGGTGGTGCCGCGGAAGGTGTGGCGGTAGGTAACAGAGATCGTCAGTGCGAGAATAAAGCTGAGCGCCATGGCAAAGACGACCTCCATCGAGGTGGGGATGTCCTGTCCAAGAGCCAGTGCGTCTTGGAAAAATTCGTTGAATTCGTTCATGATAGATTAGGAAGGGAGAGACCCGGTGCCAGCGGTGTGCGGGCCGCGCGCAGGGGCGAGCGTTGCTGTTGCAAAACGGGGTCGCTGGCTTCCAGTGCGCTGCAGTATTTGCTGAAACTCCGCGCCATGCAGCCGTGGCGACCGAGCACAACGCTCAGCCAGTAGGGAACTACGCCCCAGACTTTGACCTCCATGATGGCGTGGTCGTCGTCGAGAATGCGCTGGGTGAAGCGGCGGTCGTCAGGCACGGGTTCCAGTTCATTCATCCGGTAGGTGATGCCGGTGTCGAAGGTCACACGCAAGCCCGTCTCGTCTTCCAGCCCGGCAAAGGCCTGGCGCTCGTAACGCAGCACACAGACGGGGGCGATCTGGCGATTTTGCACCATGGAAACGACCTCTCGCGCCACCTTTTGCTCGCCGTAAGACAGGTTGCAATCGGGCATTTCGCCCCGGCCGATGGCCATTGCGGATTCGAGCGGAAGTTGCGCCCGTCGTTTCACACCGCGTCCCTCGTGCTTGTGTTTCACCTCGATGAAAGTCGTGGGCGGTATGCCGCTGTCCTCGCTGCCATAGACGCGCACGCGCACTTTGCGGCGGCTGCGAAGTCCCTCGTGTTTCTCCCAATAGAAATCCCGCTGGGGAGTGTCGTAGTAGAGCGAGACGATCGGGTAAAAACTGCTGCCGCCCGTCATATCGGGGCGCAAACAGGCGCTCATTTCATCGAGCAAGCGGGATTTTTCCTCTTGCTTGATGAGGAACTTGAGTTCGTAACGGTCGAGTCGTGGGAGGATCATCGAGGAACGTGTTAGTCCTTTTTAGTCCTATAATTTAGGGAGAGTCCATACAAAATATTACAAGATTGTAACTTGACGGCGCGCGCCTGGGCTGCAGCGAGCGAGTCGAATGCAACTCGGATGGAAAACTGGGCCCGGAGAGTTGACCGGGCGGCGGCGTTGCTTTTATCGTCGCGCCATGTGGACGCGCTGTGTTTTCTCGATTTTCCTGGCGCTGGCCGCCCTCGTTTTTCCCGCTCAAGCCGAGGTGATGCTGGGGATCGATGTGCTGGAGGCGAATCATTTCGATCTGTTGCAGGGCCGCCGCGTGGGGCTCGTAACGAATCAGACCGGAGTCAACTCGTCGGGGGTGAAAACGCGGAAGATTCTCAAAAACGCCGACGGCGTGAAGCTGGTAGCATTGTTTACCCCCGAGCACGGGCTCGATGGCACGGAGGGCGCGGGGAAATATATTACCTCGAGGATCGATTCGCTGACCGGACTTCCGGCTTACTCGCTCTATGGGCCGAATCGCAAGCCGTCGCCGGGGATGTTGAAGGGGATCGACACCCTGGTCTTCGACATGCAGGACATTGGCTGCCGGAGTTACACCTATATCTCGACGATGGGGAAATGTATGCAGGCAGCCGCGGAAAATGGGATCGAATTTATCGTGCTCGACCGACCGAATCCGCTCGGTGGCAACCGCGTGGAAGGCCCCGGCATGGAGAAGGAATGGATCTCGTTCATTGGGCAATTTCCCGTGCCGTATGT
Proteins encoded:
- a CDS encoding DUF4956 domain-containing protein, which gives rise to MNEFNEFFQDALALGQDIPTSMEVVFAMALSFILALTISVTYRHTFRGTTYSQDYVHTLILLTVVVSVIVMVVRGNAAVAVGMFAAFSIIRFRCAVPQARDIGFIFFAMAMGMGVGARQYGVAVLTTAVICAAVYLMSKYNWFAVVRPTHSLRIRVTNDIDYDAAFAAVFERSLDQIELRSIESIQAGMMTELRYGIRLRPGISPGSLVSTLQEINGNNRVLLTTNKSESMVLESET
- a CDS encoding polyphosphate polymerase domain-containing protein — protein: MILPRLDRYELKFLIKQEEKSRLLDEMSACLRPDMTGGSSFYPIVSLYYDTPQRDFYWEKHEGLRSRRKVRVRVYGSEDSGIPPTTFIEVKHKHEGRGVKRRAQLPLESAMAIGRGEMPDCNLSYGEQKVAREVVSMVQNRQIAPVCVLRYERQAFAGLEDETGLRVTFDTGITYRMNELEPVPDDRRFTQRILDDDHAIMEVKVWGVVPYWLSVVLGRHGCMARSFSKYCSALEASDPVLQQQRSPLRAARTPLAPGLSLPNLS